The following proteins are co-located in the Saccharomycodes ludwigii strain NBRC 1722 chromosome V, whole genome shotgun sequence genome:
- the CCS1 gene encoding copper chaperone CCS1 (similar to Saccharomyces cerevisiae YMR038C | CCS1 | Copper Chaperone for SOD1), which yields MPESTVDANSLPLFEATYATPMDCESCIDSIKTNLHDTSKSADYKIDDLKFDQNANLFYLKSNIPPSMVLETVTKNLGKDVVLRGTGGGGDGAVSILEAFTEKYSACATAGRGASNNPTEFQEMKKRFIGVNENSVKGLVRMVSLDTSNNTSNTYFDITVNGVDRPGLYYSSIHANGDISNGCLSTGPILHKLDHPIKVVTPINVSNDKKLYKGSAFFGVPNMNVGDLIGRSFVITNNPNHEIGKSGDSVNICGVIARSAGIWENDKQVCACSGKTIWEERKDAIKKNIDNY from the coding sequence ATGCCCGAAAGTACAGTTGATGCAAATTCCCTTCCCTTATTCGAGGCCACCTATGCTACACCAATGGACTGTGAATCATGTATTGATTCAATCAAAACTAATCTACATGACACCAGTAAAAGTGCTGATTATAAAATCgatgatttaaaatttgatcAAAATGCGAATTTATTctatttaaaaagtaataTACCACCAAGTATGGTTTTGGAAACAGTAACCAAGAATTTAGGTAAAGATGTTGTGTTAAGAGGTACTGGTGGTGGCGGTGACGGTGCTGTTTCAATATTAGAAGCATTTACTGAAAAATATTCCGCATGTGCTACAGCCGGAAGGGGAGCCTCAAACAATCCAACTGAGTTCCAAGAAATGAAGAAGAGATTTATTGGAGTCAATGAAAATTCTGTTAAAGGTTTAGTTCGTATGGTAAGTTTAGATACGTctaataatactagtaATACATATTTTGATATAACCGTAAATGGTGTTGATAGACCCGGTTTATATTATAGTAGTATTCATGCTAATGGCGATATATCTAATGGTTGTTTGAGTACAGGTCCAATTTTACATAAACTGGATCATCCTATAAAAGTAGTAACACCAATTAATGTaagtaatgataaaaagttGTACAAGGGATCTGCATTTTTTGGTGTCCCCAATATGAATGTGGGCGATTTAATTGGTAGAAGTTTTGTCATCACTAACAACCCAAACCATGAAATAGGAAAGAGTGGTGATTCAGTTAACATTTGTGGTGTTATTGCTAGGAGTGCTGGTATTTGGGAAAATGACAAGCAGGTTTGTGCTTGCAGTGGTAAAACTATCTGGGAAGAACGTAAAGATGCAATCAAGAAGAACATTGATAATTATTGA
- a CDS encoding C2H2-type zinc finger protein (similar to Saccharomyces cerevisiae YKL062W | MSN4 | Multicopy suppressor of SNF1 mutation (paralog of YMR037C | MSN2)) → MTYSREEYNNTRPSSAALILEPEQQQSEKNNIDCSISDINNTFNNDGINTLLNMNLAANYTKDNSNNTGNAGLDLESLILSTPLPPSITTINDASNTNDNANITNNASTDNATIAANNTNTTDPSSSSTLFEETFHKSQKQDMNVSNTNNSNNSNITFADLGVIIHDHDEDFGYDYEDVLTAPTERNSVVTPTDTAANKNDNKLQSNYPLMPQNNNTCVNSTFDCINPRYLNNINGVSFFPTSPHTSSNSSNYNTSSINSISTFTAGGDGYDGGDGDVNNNDNHSHNHRHQHRHHYNSHSNHNVNNNNAFTINGRRPSVLLTDTDPEDIFGLNLKSINNNTNTAFSRKERENSISSINSGGSISSTTRIKNTLSKNSNSNSNNAINNNIFLDDYSQGSGANGISTTHILLSSSPTTTLTRRRHSIDGKITKKLITSDTCTTTNINPGSVTNTIDNVMDYKNNSNSTNTSNSTSISPLSDVITGVTLNPNANSVCNSALIDNGNMVSTTINNNGNSSRHYKHNRSRSIPGNNIQLNDINLIDTFISNDLFNNYLNNANNNSVSPTMKSNKIANNLKDDDDTDTDYDNDEEMQLKDLLGHDGLILSPPLSPYHAATTITSHKLENSLSGNGSTSPISSMATCIANSLNMKETASNRGRGQGKTKSTDRSENNLETNSNIVTNNFSENSKNNIVTTSTMNVNSDDNEKPFKCSECIKRFKRQEHLKRHFRSVHSDERPYPCTLCDKKFSRSDNLTQHLKTHLKTHNSKKTKK, encoded by the coding sequence ATGACATATAGCAGGGAAGAATATAACAACACTAGACCATCTAGCGCTGCTCTCATATTGGAACCAGAACAGCAACaatcagaaaaaaataacatcgATTGTAGCATATCcgatattaataacacttTTAATAACGATGGTATTAATACTTTGCTGAACATGAATTTAGCAGCAAATTATACAAAggataatagtaacaatacCGGTAATGCGGGGTTAGACCTAGAATCGCTAATTCTATCAACTCCGTTACCGCCATCAATAACAACTATAAATGATGCCAGTAATACTAACGATAACGCTAATATTACCAATAATGCTTCCACTGATAATGCCACCATTGCTGCTAACAATACAAATACTACAGACCCAAGTAGCAGTAGTACCTTATTCGAAGAAACATTTCACAAATCACAGAAACAAGATATGAATGTctcaaatacaaataatagcaataacagtaatatAACATTTGCTGATTTAGGTGTTATTATACATGACCATGATGAGGATTTTGGTTATGACTATGAAGATGTGTTAACTGCACCAACTGAACGTAATTCTGTTGTCACTCCTACAGATACCGCCgccaataaaaatgataacaaGCTACAATCAAATTATCCACTAATGccacaaaataataatacttgtGTAAATTCCACATTTGATTGTATTAATCCGCGCTatctaaataatattaatggggtttcttttttccctaCGAGTCCACATACTAGTAGCAACAGTAGCAATTACAATACTAGTTCTATAAATTCTATTTCCACTTTTACTGCCGGTGGTGATGGTTATGATGGTGGTGATGGtgatgttaataataatgataatcaTAGCCACAATCATCGTCACCAACACCGCCATCATTACAATAGTCATAGCAATCACaatgttaataacaacaatgcCTTCACGATTAATGGGCGGAGGCCTAGCGTTTTACTAACTGATACAGATCCAGAAGATATATTCGgtttgaatttaaaaagtattaataataacactaaCACAGCTTTTTCTAGAAAAGAACGGGAAAATTCAATCTCTTCGATAAATAGCGGAGGTAGCATAAGCAGCACTACTCGAATAAAGAACACATTATctaaaaatagtaattctaatagtaataatgctatcaataataatatttttttggatgaTTATAGTCAAGGCAGTGGTGCCAATGGTATATCAACAACGCACATATTGTTAAGTTCTTCGCCAACCACTACGCTTACTAGGAGGAGACATTCAATTGATGggaaaattacaaaaaaactaaTCACATCGGATACATGTACAACTACTAATATAAATCCCGGTAGTGTCACTAATACAATAGATAATGTTATGGATTATAAGAATAACAGCAACAGTACAAATACTAGTAATAGCACGAGTATTAGTCCACTTAGTGATGTAATAACAGGTGTTACTCTTAATCCGAATGCTAACAGCGTTTGCAATAGTGCTTTGATCGATAATGGTAATATGGTTTCCACCACCATCAATAACAACGGTAATAGTAGTAGGCATTACAAGCACAATAGATCAAGGTCAATTCctggtaataatattcaGTTGAATGATATTAATCTGATTGATACGTTTATAAGTAATGATTTGTtcaataattatttaaacaaCGCTAATAATAACTCTGTGAGTCCTACTATGAAGAGCAATAAGATTGCGAATAATCTTAAAGATGATGACGATACCGATACCGattatgataatgatgaagaaatgcaattaaaagatttacTGGGACACGACGGCCTTATATTGTCTCCTCCTTTATCACCATACCATGCTGCTACTACGATTACTAGTCATAAACTAGAAAATAGTTTATCAGGTAATGGGAGTACTTCCCCAATTTCTAGTATGGCCACTTGCATAGCTAATAGTCTAAATATGAAGGAAACTGCATCTAACAGAGGGAGAGGACAAGGTAAGACTAAAAGCACAGATAGAAGCgaaaataatttagagACTAACAGTAATATTGTgactaataatttttcagagaatagtaaaaataatattgttacaACTAGTACAATGAATGTTAACTCAGATGATAACGAAAAACCTTTTAAATGTAGCGAATGTATTAAACGTTTTAAACGACAAGAACATTTAAAAAGGCATTTTAGAAGTGTTCATAGTGATGAAAGACCATACCCTTGCACCCTTTGCGATAAGAAGTTTAGTAGAAGTGATAATTTAACTCAACACTTGAAAACGCATCTCAAAACACATAATagcaaaaaaacaaagaagtga
- the SUB1 gene encoding chromatin-binding transcription coactivator SUB1 (similar to Saccharomyces cerevisiae YMR039C | SUB1 | SUppressor of TFIIB mutations) — protein sequence MPTTNNNNSTNNTGYSNNRYKRKYYNNNNHNNNSNNNNGNNGNKNGGANNNSSNSNADHNKMIEQNLNALPESVFELGKNKRVTVRQFRNVNLIDIREYYKDSSSGEFRPGKKGISLTEEMYDSLLRQRINIDDALRRLGSKRPRSNDLLQKYLNRDDKDADADNDDDDDQKKNKKSKRDKDIAPPQLLPNEAAKRQEELESSAILVIPSSTTKAKKEEEEEEEEVEKKKENSESGNNNVAVVRNNTPRLDDFEIKPEVATTATATATASTNDTSINNDNNVINNTNDDLNSSDEEFAAALETDIKNNEVQDESSKQQTNITKDANESEED from the coding sequence ATGCCTACCacgaataataataatagcactAACAATACAGGttatagtaataacagatacaaaagaaaatattacaacaacaacaatcataataacaacagcaataataataatggcaacaatggtaataaaaatggtggTGCCAACAATAACTCTTCCAATTCGAATGCTGatcataataaaatgatTGAACAAAACTTAAATGCCTTGCCAGAAAGTGTTTTTGAATTgggtaaaaataaaagagtCACAGTTAGACAATTTAGAAACGTTAATTTGATAGATATTAGAGAATATTACAAAGATAGCAGCTCAGGTGAATTTAGACCAGGGAAAAAGGGAATCTCTTTAACAGAAGAGATGTATGATAGTTTATTGAGACAGAGAATTAATATTGATGACGCTTTGAGAAGATTGGGTTCTAAACGACCAAGGAGCAATGACCTGTTACAGAAGTATTTAAATAGGGACGATAAGGATGCTGATGCGGACAATGATGACGACGATgaccaaaagaaaaataaaaagtccAAAAGAGATAAAGATATTGCTCCACCTCAATTATTACCTAACGAAGCTGCTAAACGACAAGAAGAACTAGAGAGCTCGGCTATTCTAGTAATACCATCTTCCACTACTAAAGCTAAGAAggaggaggaagaagaagaagaagaagtggaaaagaaaaaggagaaTAGTGAGAGTGGAAATAACAATGTTGCAGTTGTAAGAAATAACACACCACGATTGgatgattttgaaataaaaccAGAAGTTGCTACTACTGCTACTGCTACTGCTACTGCCAGCACTAACGACACCAGTATTAATAACGACAACAATGTTATTAACAACACTAACGATGATTTGAATAGCAGTGATGAAGAATTTGCAGCTGCCTTAGAAACCGATATCAAGAACAATGAAGTTCAAGATGAATCTAGCAAACAACAGACAAACATTACTAAGGATGCCAACGAAAGTGAAGAAGattaa
- the MNR2 gene encoding putative Mg(2+) transporter MNR2 (similar to Saccharomyces cerevisiae YKL064W | MNR2 | MaNganese Resistance) yields the protein MQAKENNSGNSHHLGSEHNSGNLLTGTSTGTDDNNTTTTSATNTNNIISRQSTIIEEGSEHPNQNKKKNKKKDQKEDDPNINTQQKLHSQTSTNNDNSTTTFAPIKSTPSSDQQNTGTMGSLSKKKKRNQKRNAFTSSSTSSVSSLSAPTTTQSTGNPIIPTTNISVPSDANNNATNTVTDNFKNPFSNSTNINTSLNPNNTSSNSSSSNIVNKMINFTTDDNNGTYIDHRPSIVLAEEILKKKKKKKKRGTNNDNNNDISFSKSKKKSKKSRKKHNQEEREENEGQDNNNNIFASENARRSSVASLMLSQHVAANPSTPSDNDKNSNKLNLERSHYGSLKKTEPLKFSVGENTNYTGSNSQVASSHKNKSNHVVIDMKDLMRKLKGKERYDSAMRSRNRDGSAGSRTSSFYGGDPRNHFVGNNKRNNSHNGKNNTNNDSNENVFYDSDVDHFTSRPPSRSDSDNSSLGDVCLPLSSDDDYGYDSDDFDFSDDQIDKNIEHNIDDTTDTCTINNKPSNTNTDVSGLDVAGDNAGDNAAAAVDSNVTGANENTAGVENIADNTPATTNNDNITGARITDNTKAPNTAASTATNTNASDSYNNTGSNNNFTSTTNGKQNTNGSRPFVLRSKIHKKKGNSAPKKQWPDVSVLEEFRREETSRLKRQAMDYSNKFLKRTSNLGENYDGENNTFNDIDEQIPPFYDDASNRNNHDNNVSDDNATGYTSTVSESSISEDSTSEALETGTNSNENVKSVEEQKESDVKFAGKDATAAAANTAAAANTAAATNTTNTNAISTKTTDNKNNAINPKPKIANGKQKIEFSYPIVTNVDVPELENKKVNETEVFKSGRLRPKKLKPWDWRQQGGPSGTSRITSSTITKSVNNRCQDSKNNNAIPGLNSSTGVVHANAQGVTTNSDNYYTSPALANNNNNGITSDQLSKNNRMNNYIANGSGGVIQYPPQIISNNPEHFRFAYFRDDLDATVHSPTISGLLQPGQTYADLFIGSVYARETQHDNKHNQPNKNIEEKPLDFDDIAPFWLDVLNPTEEEMKVISKAFGIHPLTTEDIFLGEAREKVELFRHYYLVCFRSFDIVAEKHKQKSALSSHTVGKSMSSSSTATGSRRGSYSSASSKSSSSSSRNNSKSGLWRSFIFKTFGVGNKKRKHHHYHSSSFEEHQECLKRQEQEAEEEAERQLLYKRKSGDRHKPRAGELEPLNVYILVFRTGVITFHFAPTPHPINVRRRARLIKDYINVTADWIAYALIDDITDAFGPIIELIEDEVYDIENAILNMHHGDDDDGASDFSSDSDSDSDMDDNCNDSGSIHTVYRSKGRTSTGFARSPYEYTSATKRNASRKRSGSHSDSIFSHGHHSLGSNDTSSYKVSSSSSSASSSSISDKTLNPNIIGWKRKGDMLRRIGECRKRVMSVSRLLGSKADVIKSFAKRCNEDWEVAPKNDIGMYLGDIQDHIVTMVSSLNHFEKLLSRSHSNYLAQINIDMTKVNNDMNDVLGKITILGTVVLPMNVITGLWGMNCIVPGQNINNLAWFFSIVGFMALMAIGAFIYTKKRFGF from the coding sequence ATGCAAGcgaaagaaaataatagtggCAATTCCCACCACCTTGGCTCAGAACATAATAGCGGCAATTTATTAACCGGCACAAGCACGGGTAccgatgataataatacaacaacaaccagCGCAACAAATACAAACAATATCATTTCAAGGCAATCGACTATTATAGAAGAAGGTTCTGAACATCCAAAtcagaataaaaaaaagaataaaaaaaaagatcaaaAAGAGGACGATCCAAATATTAATACTCAACAGAAATTACACTCACAAACCAGCACCAATAACGACAATAGTACCACTACTTTTGCGCCAATAAAATCAACACCCTCATCAGATCAACAAAATACCGGTACGATGGGTTCACTTtctaagaaaaaaaaaagaaatcaaaaaagaaatgctTTTACTTCTTCTTCAACATCTTCTGTCTCCTCATTGTCAGCACCAACAACTACCCAATCTACCGGTAATCCTATAATTCCTACCACCAATATATCAGTACCATCGGACGCTAATAACAATGCCACTAATACTGTGAcagataattttaaaaacccGTTTAGTAATAGTACGAATATAAACACAAGCTTAAACCCTAACAATACTTCTAGCAACAGCTCCAGCAGCAATATTGTCAATAAAATGATAAACTTTACTACCGATGATAACAATGGCACATATATAGATCATAGACCTTCTATAGTGTTAGCTGAAgagattttgaaaaaaaaaaaaaaaaaaaagaaaaggggCACTAAtaacgataataataatgatatttccTTCAgtaaaagcaaaaaaaaaagtaaaaaaagtaGGAAAAAACACAATCAAGAAGAGAGGGAAGAAAATGAGGGGCaagataataacaataacataTTTGCCTCTGAAAATGCAAGGAGATCGTCTGTAGCATCGTTAATGCTTAGCCAGCATGTTGCAGCCAATCCCAGCACCCCTTCTGACAACGATAAAAACAGTAACAAACTAAATTTAGAAAGATCGCATTATGGTTCTTTGAAGAAAACAGAACCACTAAAGTTTTCTGTTGGAGAAAACACCAATTACACTGGGAGCAATTCACAAGTTGCCAGCAgccataaaaataagagtAATCATGTGGTTATTGACATGAAGGACTTAATGAGAAAATTGAAGGGAAAGGAAAGATACGATTCTGCAATGAGGTCACGTAATAGAGATGGTAGTGCTGGTTCACGCACTTCATCTTTTTATGGCGGAGATCCTAGGAATCATTTTGTtggcaataataaaagaaacaaCAGTCATAATGGCAAAAACAACACCAATAATGACAGTAACGAAAACGTTTTTTACGATTCTGATGTTGATCATTTCACATCTAGACCACCTAGCAGGAGCGATAGTGACAATTCTTCTTTGGGTGATGTTTGTTTACCGCTAAGTAGTGACGATGATTATGGTTATGATTCTgatgattttgattttagtGATGATCAAATagacaaaaatattgaacaTAACATTGATGATACCACTGATACCTGTAcaatcaataataaaccGTCCAATACCAATACAGATGTTTCGGGCTTGGATGTTGCTGGCGATAATGCCGGCGATAATGCCGCTGCTGCGGTTGATAGTAACGTTACTGGGGCTAATGAGAACACAGCTGGTGTTGAAAACATTGCTGATAATACACCTGCTACAACTAATAACGATAATATTACTGGTGCCAGAATTACTGATAATACTAAGGCTCCTAACACTGCTGCTAGCACCGctactaatactaatgcTTCTGATTCGTATAACAATACTGGTagcaataacaattttaCAAGTACAACAAACGGCAAACAAAACACTAATGGGTCCCGTCCATTTGTGTTGAGAAGTAAGATTCATAAGAAGAAAGGTAACAGTGCTCCTAAAAAGCAATGGCCTGATGTTTCAGTTTTAGAAGAGTTTAGGAGAGAAGAAACAAGTAGATTAAAACGCCAAGCAATGGattatagtaataaatttttaaagagaACCAGTAATCTAGGTGAAAATTATGACGGGGAGAACAATACCTTTAATGATATAGATGAACAGATCCCCCCTTTTTATGATGATGCTAGCAACCGTAATAATcatgataataatgttagTGATGACAATGCTACTGGGTATACTTCGACTGTTAGTGAATCATCTATTTCAGAAGATTCGACTTCTGAAGCCTTAGAAACAGGTACTAACAGTAATGAAAATGTAAAAAGCGTTGAAGAACAGAAAGAAAGTGATGTAAAATTTGCTGGTAAGGATGCTACTGCTGCTGCCGCTAATACTGCTGCTGCCGCTAATACTGCTGCTGCTACTAATACCACCAACACTAATGCTATTAGTACTAAAACTACGGACAATAAGAACAACGCCATAAATCCTAAACCTAAAATAGCTAATggtaaacaaaaaatcGAGTTCTCTTATCCTATAGTAACAAATGTGGATGTGCCTGAATTGGAGAATAAAAAGGTAAATGAAACTGAGGTGTTTAAAAGCGGTCGATTAAGacccaaaaaattaaaacctTGGGATTGGAGACAACAGGGAGGACCCTCAGGGACTAGCAGGATCACTTCTTCAACTATTACAAAATCTGTGAATAATAGATGTCAAGATTCAAAGAACAATAATGCTATTCCTGGGTTAAACTCGAGTACTGGTGTTGTTCATGCAAATGCACAAGGAGTTACGACAAATTCTGACAATTATTACACTTCGCCAGCACTTgcaaataacaataataatggcatCACCTCTGATCAGTTGAGTAAGAACAACAGAatgaataattatataGCCAATGGCAGTGGGGGTGTTATTCAGTATCCACCACAAATTATATCTAATAACCCGGAGCATTTTAGATTTGCCTATTTTAGGGATGATTTGGATGCAACAGTACATTCTCCGACCATTTCGGGATTGTTACAACCTGGGCAAACCTACGCTGATTTGTTTATTGGCTCTGTTTATGCAAGAGAAACACAGCACGACAATAAACACAACCAACCCAATAAGaatattgaagaaaaaccTTTGGACTTTGATGACATTGCCCCATTTTGGTTGGATGTGTTGAACCCCACTGAAGAAGAGATGAAGGTTATAAGTAAGGCATTTGGGATTCATCCGTTGACCACTGAAGACATCTTTTTGGGTGAAGCTAGAGAAAAAGTAGAATTGTTCAGACATTATTACTTGGTTTGTTTTAGAAGTTTTGATATTGTTGCTGAAAAACACAAACAAAAATCAGCTTTGAGTAGTCACACTGTCGGCAAATCGATGAGTTCCTCTTCAACGGCTACTGGTTCCAGAAGAGGTTCGTATTCATCAGCGTCATCCAAGTCTTCATCCTCTTCCTCTCGTAACAATAGCAAATCGGGTCTATGGAGATcgttcatttttaaaacatttggTGTTggtaacaaaaaaagaaaacatcATCATTACCACTCTTCCTCGTTTGAAGAGCATCAGGAATGCTTAAAAAGACAGGAGCAGGAGgcagaagaagaagcaGAACGTCAACTACTATACAAGAGGAAATCCGGCGACAGACACAAACCAAGAGCAGGTGAATTGGAGCCACTAAATGTTTACATCTTAGTTTTTCGCACGGGCGTAATAACCTTTCATTTTGCGCCAACACCACACCCGATCAATGTAAGAAGAAGAGCCAGACTGATCAAAGATTACATTAATGTTACTGCTGATTGGATTGCGTATGCTTTGATTGACGATATCACCGACGCATTTGGCCCCATCATCGAACTGATTGAAGATGAGGTTTATGATATTGAAAATGCGATATTGAACATGCATCATGGGGACGATGACGACGGGGCTAGTGACTTCAGCTCAGATAGTGACTCAGATAGTGATATGGATGATAACTGCAATGATAGTGGTAGTATTCACACAGTTTACAGATCTAAAGGGAGGACATCCACTGGGTTTGCTAGATCACCTTACGAGTACACTAGCGCTACGAAGAGAAATGCCAGTAGGAAAAGAAGTGGTTCGCATTCCGACTCTATCTTTAGCCACGGGCACCATAGTTTAGGAAGCAATGATACTAGTTCCTATAAagtttcttcatcatcttcttctgcTTCAAGCTCTTCGATATCTGATAAAACGTTAAATCCGAATATTATTGGTTGGAAGCGTAAGGGGGACATGTTAAGAAGAATAGGCGAATGCCGGAAGAGAGTCATGAGTGTTTCTAGATTATTAGGTTCCAAAGCAGATGTTATTAAGAGTTTTGCGAAAAGATGTAATGAAGACTGGGAGGTTGCTCCAAAAAATGACATTGGAATGTACTTGGGTGATATTCAAGATCATATAGTTACCATGGTTTCATCATTGAatcattttgaaaaattgttaaGTAGATCGCATTCTAATTACTTGGCACAGATTAATATTGATATGACTAAAGTCAATAATGATATGAATGATGTCTTAGGCAAGATCACGATTTTGGGTACCGTTGTATTACCTATGAATGTTATTACTGGGTTATGGGGTATGAACTGTATAGTACCTGGACAgaatatcaataatttgGCATGGTTTTTCTCTATTGTTGGGTTTATGGCGTTAATGGCAATTGGtgcttttatatataccaAGAAAAGGTTTGGATTTTGa
- a CDS encoding uncharacterized protein (similar to Saccharomyces cerevisiae YKL063C | putative protein of unknown function), translating into MQGGIHRNNKHDLLPRYKNGSGDDPIMGTKNRRKSRWLTTPMKKIIAYVFFLIILFYFIQSTSITGNQASTNGLDKTSNEQSITTSNSGKNNELSTSGKHAMDILDDPTASGNTGTTGTTSKVSKSKFNNEVAMQQEIKNLENDIYSSSEKETASDAEDRVGGSNPIGADGKKSGISGNKVKALKQEKGAAGNTNNDKVDDSTIHAPYKKSKEEKVKQESAKVKEDLSNKEELKINNEQKLSE; encoded by the coding sequence atgcAAGGTGGTATACAtcgtaataataaacatgaTCTACTACCAAGATACAAAAATGGCTCCGGTGATGATCCTATCATGGGTACAAAAAACAGAAGAAAATCTCGTTGGTTAACTACACccatgaaaaaaattatagcttatgttttttttttgataatcctcttttattttattcaatcAACTAGTATTACAGGCAACCAAGCTAGCACAAATGGATTAGATAAAACTTCAAATGAACAAAGTATCACTACTTCTAATAGCGGAAAAAATAACGAGTTGAGTACTTCTGGCAAACATGCAATGGATATACTGGACGACCCAACTGCTAGCGGTAATACTGGTACTACGGGTACAACCTCTAAAGTTAGTAAAAGTAAATTCAACAACGAAGTTGCCATGcaacaagaaattaaaaatttggaaaatgatatatattcttCAAGTGAAAAAGAAACCGCTTCGGATGCTGAAGACAGAGTTGGTGGCAGTAATCCTATTGGTGCTGACGGTAAGAAAAGCGGTATTTCCGGAAACAAAGTTAAAGCATTGAAGCAGGAAAAGGGCGCTGCTGGTAACacaaataatgataaagtCGATGACTCTACTATTCACGCTCCTTATAAGAAGAGCAAAGAGGAAAAGGTCAAGCAAGAAAGTGCTAAAGTTAAAGAAGATCTATCCAATAAGGAAGAATTGAAGATTAATAACgaacaaaaattatcagaataa